Within Legionella birminghamensis, the genomic segment GCATACAAGGCCTCACCGCCTGTTACTGCCAGAAAGACGCCGCCCAGCAACAGATAGCCCCGAATACCATTCTCATAGAAAAATTCATAGGCATAATATGGATGCATGGCCTGCAGAACCTGTGGGTATTTTATAATTTGGGCCAGACCCAGCGCCCCAATTGTTATAAACCAAAGTAAAATTAATGGTCCAAAGGCTGCACCGATGCGCCCTGTTCCTTTCGATTGCATCAAAAATAGCAGGATTAAAATAGTGGCGGATAGCGGTGTAATATAACTATCGAATTTGGGGGACAGCAGCTCAAGCCCCTCCATTGCACTGGTAACGGAAATTGCCGGCGTAAGCATGCCATCACCAATCAATAACCCGGCTGTAAAGATAGCAATCAGATAAAACCAGTGCCGGTGCTTGCTTTTTTGCTGTTTAAGCAAGGCAAGTAAAGCCAGCCCCCCACCCTCGCCTTCGTTATCCGCTCGAAAAATAACGACCAGATATTTTACAGAGATAATAATAATGAGTGACCAGAAAATAAGTGATAAAACGCCCAGCACGTCAATGCGGTTTATCGGCAAATCGCCCAGGGTTTCCCTAATCGCATAAAGAGGACTGGTTCCAATGTCGCCATAAACTATGCCCAATGCAGCAAGGGCAGTAGAAAAGGTAACTTTTTTTTCGGTCATTGTTCCACTTTCTTCATTGAGAAAAAGATCACTATACCCAAACTCAATGCATCTGCGTAGTTTAATTGAAAAAAATTTTCCATATTTTTCAATGAAAGCTCTTCTGCTCGTTGCGAAATTGCAAGGGATCCTTAATAATGGAAAAATTGTTCTGTTCAGGAGTAGGAATGCCTTTGATGCGAAATACCCGCCGCCTGGTGTATGCGGGTCTGCTAACCCTGGGTTTAAGCAGCTGTTATCAGCCTCCCTATAACAATTTTAAACCGTATAATCGAATGTACAAAGACACCGCCACGATTGGGGGATTTGGTACGGTTGCAGGGGCTGTTGCCGGTTCAACACTTACAGGAACAGGCATTGGAGCCGCTGCAGGACTATCCTACAGCGCCTATAAAGACAGCAGACGGTCAATCCTGAAAGCCCTGGAAAGAGCAGATATCCAATATATTCAGTATGGGGATACGATGACCTTAGTCGTACCCACTGATCGGTACTTTATGTTTAACTCTCCTAAATTGAATGATTTATGCTATGAGGGTCTGGCCAATATTGTAAAACTGCTACGCTGTCATGCTAATTGCTCTA encodes:
- the cmpA gene encoding C-OmpA-like family protein CmpA produces the protein MEKLFCSGVGMPLMRNTRRLVYAGLLTLGLSSCYQPPYNNFKPYNRMYKDTATIGGFGTVAGAVAGSTLTGTGIGAAAGLSYSAYKDSRRSILKALERADIQYIQYGDTMTLVVPTDRYFMFNSPKLNDLCYEGLANIVKLLRCHANCSIYVAGFTDDIGSRVHKDKLSQARAEAMLTFLWANGIPAQQLNAEGYGDKHAVSDNSIIHGSAQNRRLEIQWLNCSALSQPAAVATK